Proteins from a single region of Bremerella sp. JC817:
- a CDS encoding Hint domain-containing protein gives MKAVHAFWRRQVTRDHFFLAGTLVARPATKQPIEQIPLGVYVHSLTAAERTEFGFDASWVSGIDAEDHRTVRLQLEKSGGGRVQIQLLRDVAWVEAAGCVVGETIFLNMPELGAEGIADVLAIEPCPPLETLPADCNPSQYRLVTGTIQHESGETLDLKLTSEPAPIGVTPSHPIWSVDQQDWINAADLKPGETVKTLTGTSKVETISEREAAEPVYNIEVEGDHVYRIGDSGVLVHNASSKECGLFGERFGAVPKYTTEAAGNSGKSRTTLMQARLTKDRIKNGEEPKVYPPGWPDGINLPGLTRIARGHILVNNLGGKGRCPKPCSDLSSDNQFRHVEQSGKIGKRQS, from the coding sequence TTGAAAGCGGTACACGCGTTCTGGCGACGGCAAGTAACTCGAGATCATTTTTTCCTCGCCGGAACCCTGGTAGCAAGACCGGCGACCAAGCAGCCGATTGAGCAAATCCCGCTCGGCGTGTATGTCCACTCCCTCACCGCCGCAGAACGCACCGAGTTCGGCTTCGACGCCAGTTGGGTCTCTGGGATTGACGCGGAAGATCACCGCACCGTCCGCTTGCAGCTGGAAAAGTCCGGCGGCGGTCGGGTTCAGATTCAGTTGCTCCGCGACGTCGCTTGGGTAGAAGCCGCAGGCTGCGTCGTCGGCGAGACAATCTTCCTCAACATGCCGGAATTGGGGGCGGAAGGAATCGCCGACGTGCTGGCGATCGAACCTTGCCCGCCGCTGGAAACGCTGCCGGCCGATTGCAACCCCAGTCAGTACCGCCTTGTCACCGGCACGATTCAACATGAATCAGGCGAAACGCTTGATCTCAAACTAACGAGCGAACCAGCCCCAATCGGCGTCACCCCCTCCCACCCCATCTGGTCGGTCGACCAACAAGACTGGATCAACGCCGCCGACCTAAAACCAGGCGAAACCGTCAAAACCTTGACCGGCACGTCTAAAGTCGAAACAATTAGCGAAAGGGAAGCCGCTGAACCGGTTTACAATATTGAGGTCGAGGGGGACCATGTTTACCGAATAGGCGACAGCGGCGTGCTGGTGCACAATGCGTCATCAAAGGAGTGTGGCCTCTTTGGGGAACGTTTTGGAGCAGTACCGAAATATACGACCGAAGCAGCTGGCAATTCTGGCAAAAGTCGAACGACGCTAATGCAAGCCAGACTAACTAAGGATCGAATCAAGAACGGCGAGGAACCGAAGGTTTATCCACCTGGCTGGCCTGATGGTATCAATCTTCCGGGTTTGACGAGAATTGCGCGAGGGCACATACTTGTTAACAATCTAGGCGGCAAAGGGAGATGCCCGAAACCTTGTTCCGATTTGTCAAGTGACAACCAATTTAGACATGTGGAACAAAGCGGAAAAATTGGTAAGAGACAGAGTTAG